A region from the Xenopus laevis strain J_2021 chromosome 4S, Xenopus_laevis_v10.1, whole genome shotgun sequence genome encodes:
- the arpc4.S gene encoding actin-related protein 2/3 complex subunit 4 translates to MTATLRPYLNAVRATLQAALCLENFSSQVVERHNKPEVEVRSSKELLLQPVVISRNEKEKVLIEGSINSVRVSIAVKQADEIEKILCHKFMRFMMMRAENFFILRRKPVEGYDISFLITNFHTEQMYKHKLVDFVIHFMEEIDKEISEMKLSVNARARIVAEEFLKNF, encoded by the exons ACGGCTACACTTCGCCCGTACCTCAATGCAGTCCGCGCCACTCTACAGGCAGCATTATGTTTGGAAAACTTTTCATCGCAGGTAGTGGAACGACATAATAAACCCGAAGTGGAAGTCAG GAGTAGCAAAGAGCTGCTGTTACAGCCAGTGGTTATTAGTCGAAATGAGAAAGAAAAAGTACTCATTGAGGGGTCTATTAACTCAGTGCGTGTCAGCATTGCAGTAAAACAG GCAGATGAAATTGAAAAGATCTTATGTCATAAATTCATGCGCTTCATGATGATGAGAGCTGAAAATTTCTTTATTCTGCGCAGAAAACCTGTAGAG GGATACGATATCAGCTTCCTGATCACAAACTTCCACACGGAGCAGATGTACAAGCACAAACTGGTCGACTTCGTGATCCATTTCATGGAGGAGATTGACAAGGAGATCAGCGAGATGAAACTGTCCGTCAATGCTAGAGCACGTATCGTAGCCGAGGAGTTCCTAAAAAAT tTTTAA